Proteins encoded by one window of Arachis hypogaea cultivar Tifrunner chromosome 1, arahy.Tifrunner.gnm2.J5K5, whole genome shotgun sequence:
- the LOC112798299 gene encoding uncharacterized membrane protein At3g27390, which translates to MDFGGSMQGYVKASYVVFAFFSAFFFGAIKGLVVGPIAALILIIGNVGVILGLFPWHVAWTVYTLLKIEIFDAALKVAFLIALPALFGIWLGIGIAGSVLLGVGYGFFTPWVSTFEAFRYDNESKKFLHCLVDGTLGTIKGSCTVVRDFADMCYHSYPSYLKEIRESPSSNECLRLRLIHVPACIIVGIMGLIVEIPLFTAIAIIKSPFLLFKGWFRLLHDLISREGPFLETACVPIAGLTIFVWPLVVIASILLAIFSSIFIGLYASVIVYQERSFRRGLAYVIAMVAEFDEYTNDWLYLREGTFLPKPQYRKKMVSQSSEFSVRGNNSVSGRVNTSMEAPAMFMPSLAPSRSVRETIQEVKMVQIWGNMMRYCEMKGKELLDANVLSQSDLYEWLRGKNGNEAAIVGVGLPCYSLLQTLLFSIKANSSGVLLLEDFEITYLNRPKDKLLDWFFNPVMVLKEQIRVITLVEDEVRYLEKVVLFGSNKQRLEAWDNGGLVITDALRAAQIEGISRRMIGMIRSVSKFPTYRRKFRHVVKTLVAHSLEKDASETALVSCYVEKDVAEKALVIHSLEKDIAGPGRSTRSIVSVPSDDNV; encoded by the exons ATGGATTTTGGTGGCTCTATGCAAGGTTATGTGAAGGCTTCTTATGTGGTCTTTGCTTTCTTCTCTGCCTTCTTCTTTGGTGCCATAAAAG GCTTAGTTGTGGGTCCTATTGCTGCTTTGATACTGATTATAGGCAACGTTGGTGTGATTCTTGGATTGTTTCCTTGGCATGTGGCATGGACCGTATACACCCTTTTGAA GATTGAAATATTTGATGCAGCGTTGAAAGTTGCATTTTTGATTGCTTTGCCTGCTTTATTTGGTATATGGTTAGGTATAGGAATAGCTGGAAGCGTTCTTCTTGGTGTTGGCTATGGCTTCTTCACTCCATGGGTTTCAACTTTTGAGGCCTTCAGATATGATAATGAGTCCAAGAAATTCTTGCACTGTCTTGTG GATGGAACCTTGGGAACCATTAAAGGAAGCTGTACTGTAGTAAGAGATTTTGCAGATATGTGTTACCATTCGTACCCAAGTTACTTGAAGGAAATAAGAGAATCACCTAGTTCAAATGAGTGTCTGAGACTAAG GTTGATTCATGTTCCTGCATGTATCATTGTGGGGATCATGGGGCTAATTGTTGAGATTCCGCTTTTCACTGCAATTGCCATAATAAAGAGCCCTTTCTTGTTATTCAAGGGTTGGTTCAGACTCTTGCATGATTTAATTAGCAGAGAAGGTCCATTCCTTGAAACAGCATGTGTCCCCATTGCTGGTTTGACCATATTTGTTTGGCCACTCGTTGTCATTGCCAGCATTTTGTTGGCCATTTTCTCAAGCATCTTTATTGGACTTTATGCATCTGTTATAGTATATCAG GAAAGATCGTTCCGCCGAGGTTTGGCCTATGTGATTGCTATGGTTGCCGAGTTTGACGAATACACAAATGATTGGCTCTATCTTCGTGAGGGGACATTCCTTCCAAA GCCTCAGTATCGAAAGAAAATGGTTTCTCAATCGTCAGAGTTCTCGGTTCGAGGAAATAATAGTGTGTCTGGCAGAGTAAATACTTCTATGGAGGCACCTGCAATGTTTATGCCAAGCTTGGCTCCTTCAAGATCAGTAAGAGAGACCATCCAAGAAGTGAAAATGGTGCAG ATATGGGGAAATATGATGAGGTACTGTGAGATGAAAGGGAAGGAATTATTGGATGCTAATGTATTATCACAGAGTGACCTTTATGAGTGGTTAAGGGGAAAGAATGGTAATGAGGCAGCCATAGTTGGTGTTGGCTTGCCTTGTTATTCACTTCTACAGACACTCCTCTTCTCCATCAAGGCCAACTCGAGCGGAGTGTTGCTCCTTGAAGATTTCGAGATCACGTATCTAAACAGGCCGAAGGACAAGCTGTTGGATTGGTTCTTCAATCCTGTGATGGTCCTGAAGGAGCAGATAAGGGTGATTACATTGGTGGAAGATGAAGTGAGGTACTTGGAGAAAGTTGTTCTCTTTGGAAGCAACAAGCAAAGGTTGGAGGCTTGGGATAATGGCGGTTTGGTGATTACTGATGCTCTTAGAGCTGCTCAAATTGAGGGGATTTCCAGAAG gatGATTGGAATGATAAGGAGTGTATCAAAGTTTCCAACTTACAGAAGGAAGTTTCGGCACGTTGTTAAAACCTTAGTTGCTCACTCTCTGGAGAAGGATGCTTCTGAAACTGCTTTAGTTAGCTGTTATGTGGAGAAAGATGTTGCTGAAAAGGCTTTAGTGATTCATTCTTTGGAAAAAGATATTGCTGGACCTGGAAGATCAACCAGGTCTATAGTATCAGTTCCCTCAGATGACAATGTTTAA